The following coding sequences are from one bacterium HR34 window:
- the zupT gene encoding Zinc transporter ZupT translates to MIDNLLTIILATFLVSLISFSGISLILLKENVLRKILIYFVTFGIGALLANSFFDLIPESFEKANDFQQGFFYASAFLFFGFIFSFFLENFIHWHHHHKKEHPEIKSFSWLIVISDTFHNFIDGFIIAGAFIIDLHLGLIVTLAVIFHEIPQEISDFAIILYGGFSKIKALFFNFLSALSAVFGGILGFYFLNSFENYLFLIASFAAGNFLYIACADLMPELKQESSKDRIKYFFVVILGALLIIILGQLIGESYGH, encoded by the coding sequence ATGATAGACAATTTATTAACAATCATTCTCGCTACTTTTCTTGTTAGTTTAATATCGTTTTCTGGCATATCGCTTATTTTACTGAAAGAAAACGTATTAAGAAAAATTTTAATTTATTTTGTTACTTTTGGAATAGGCGCTTTGCTGGCAAATTCATTTTTTGATTTAATCCCAGAATCTTTTGAAAAAGCCAACGATTTTCAACAAGGATTTTTTTATGCGTCTGCTTTCTTATTTTTTGGTTTTATTTTCTCTTTTTTTCTTGAAAATTTTATCCATTGGCATCACCATCACAAAAAAGAACATCCTGAAATAAAATCATTTTCCTGGCTTATTGTTATTTCAGATACTTTTCACAACTTTATAGACGGCTTTATAATAGCAGGCGCTTTTATAATAGATTTACATTTAGGCTTAATTGTTACTTTAGCGGTTATATTTCACGAGATACCCCAGGAAATAAGCGATTTTGCAATAATTCTTTATGGAGGTTTTAGTAAAATAAAGGCCTTGTTTTTTAATTTCTTGAGCGCTCTTTCTGCTGTTTTTGGCGGCATTTTAGGATTTTACTTTTTAAACTCCTTTGAAAACTATTTATTTTTAATAGCGTCTTTTGCCGCCGGCAACTTTTTATATATTGCTTGCGCTGACTTAATGCCAGAATTAAAACAAGAGTCATCAAAAGACAGAATAAAATATTTTTTTGTTGTAATTT
- the thiI gene encoding putative tRNA sulfurtransferase, with product MNYFICHYSEIGLKRKNRAFFEKKLIFNIKEIIGRENINRIYKNISTIIIETEKSGSFMSEKLKKVYGLANFAPSLKTEIDINKIKDVSLQVIKDKKLKTFKVETIKSYKNINLSSHDINCIVGDYILKNTKNKKVNLDSPDITIFIEILKGEVFIYTQKIKCYGGLPVSTAGKVAVMISGGIDSPVASSLMQKRGAKCIFVHFHAYPYTSKSSIEKVERLVKILTEYQIDSKLYLVPFGDIQKEIILTVPTKFRVLFYRRVMVKITQEIAKEENCFGIVTGDSLGQVASQTLESMFCVQHGIKLPIFRPLIGFNKEETIKLSKELNLYEISILPYEDCCSRFVPQNPATKPDIKEFLECEKRLNISKIIKDALKKVEIRNFNLNK from the coding sequence GGCAGGGAAAATATTAACAGAATATACAAAAACATCTCAACAATAATAATAGAAACAGAAAAAAGCGGAAGTTTTATGTCAGAAAAATTAAAAAAAGTTTATGGTTTGGCAAACTTTGCGCCTAGCCTAAAAACCGAAATTGATATCAATAAAATAAAAGATGTTAGTTTACAAGTTATAAAAGATAAAAAATTAAAAACATTCAAAGTAGAAACAATAAAATCTTACAAAAACATTAATTTAAGTTCTCACGATATCAACTGCATCGTTGGGGATTATATTTTAAAGAATACAAAAAACAAAAAAGTTAATCTTGATTCACCTGACATAACAATATTTATTGAAATTTTAAAAGGTGAGGTTTTTATTTATACTCAAAAAATAAAATGTTATGGCGGTTTGCCTGTTTCTACTGCTGGCAAAGTTGCTGTTATGATATCAGGCGGAATTGATTCTCCTGTTGCTTCCTCTTTAATGCAAAAAAGAGGAGCAAAATGTATTTTTGTGCACTTTCACGCTTATCCTTATACAAGCAAAAGTTCAATAGAGAAAGTTGAAAGATTGGTTAAAATACTAACAGAATATCAAATTGATTCAAAACTTTATTTAGTGCCTTTCGGCGATATTCAAAAAGAAATAATTTTGACAGTACCAACAAAGTTTAGAGTTTTATTTTATAGAAGAGTGATGGTAAAAATAACTCAAGAGATAGCAAAAGAAGAAAATTGTTTTGGTATTGTAACAGGCGACAGTTTAGGGCAAGTTGCGTCTCAAACATTAGAAAGTATGTTTTGCGTTCAGCACGGCATAAAATTGCCGATTTTTAGACCCTTAATTGGTTTTAATAAAGAAGAAACAATAAAACTTTCTAAAGAACTAAACTTATACGAAATTTCAATTTTGCCCTATGAAGATTGCTGTTCAAGATTCGTTCCTCAAAATCCTGCGACGAAGCCAGACATCAAAGAATTTTTGGAATGTGAAAAAAGGTTAAATATAAGTAAAATAATAAAAGATGCTTTAAAAAAAGTTGAAATTAGAAATTTTAATTTAAACAAATGA